The genomic segment TGGATGACAAGAGAGACAGGACATGTGTGGAGGGTTTCTGGAAAAGGTTTTCTTGCTGAGAAAGACCCACAGGAAGAGAGGGTCTCCTCTTCTGTGGGACATCATTGTGTCTGCCTGTGATACCCGCACCTGTGGCACACACCTGGTAGCCATGAGGTCAGCCAGCCAGAGAACACGGCCGATAGCATAAAATAAGGTGGCACAGAAGAGTGGAATGAGCCTGGCCCTGTGATGCCATCCCTGAAATGCCAACCTGACCAACCTGGAACTCACTTGCCTTGGGATTTCTCATTAAACGAAACAATAAAATTCCTCATTATTAAGCTAGGCTAGTTTGGCTttgttttggctttgtttttagagacagggtcttgctatgttgcccagactggaccgaactcctggcttcaagagatcTGTCTCTTGTCCCTTAGGTCTACCCCCAGCCCTTTCTTTTCCCAAAGCCATTATACCTCAAAATAAGTGATACCTGGTTTCTGGAGGAAGTTCCACACATAACATCCTTCTACACGGAGTCTGAATCTGAGATCTAAGAGGAGCTGGGAATAAAGAGTAACTGTATTGTGGAAATTGAATCTTTCTACTTCTAAGGCTACTCTACATTTGGCCAAAAAAAGGCACTTTATAAAGCACAAGCACAGGAAGTCCTAAAAAGAAGGCCTGTGTGTGATGGAGAAGTCCGTGACAGGAAGCATCTGAGCACTTACTATTAAAATTCTATTCCCAACTCATTCACTAACATTACCTGAGGCTATTTATAAAGTGACATAAAACTTCTGCCTCAACACCACTGCTGAGGCACTAATTAACGTAAGATCATCCCAGTGCTGGCCTTGTTGCCAGGACTGAACTACCATCTGCAGAAATTCAAcattaagaggaagaaaaaaatgacatgtaCACCAATATATATCCACAGTCCTGAGAGGTATGTTAAACAGAACTGCTTCCCcgtcttcctcctttctctcactCTTTTAAAGAGGGCACcgggaagagaaaagaaacactttTATATCTACTCTGTACCAATTATCATCAGGTGCTTCCTCTTACACCCAACAAAGGGAAACAAGCTCACATGATGGCTGGAAAGTGCTTGTACTGCTGAGCCAGAAGAGGTGTGAGTAGACCTGAACCATTACTCCATCTTTTAGGAAACAAGTCACAAAGTCACTCAAATGATGCACCTTAGACATACCGTCTGGGCCCAAAGAGCTTCCCCCCTAAGGTTTACCTCCCTGAGCCCAGCATACCTTTGTTGTGTCTGAATGCTTGTTCTGCAGTTGTTCCAAATACAGCTCGTTGACCTCCCCAAGAACCAACAGCTGCCTGTTCAAGAATTCCATCTGCTGCTGGACTGACTCACTATTTGAGAGCTAACCAAAAAACATACAGAAGCAGAGTAAAAACTCTAATACTGGCACACGGACATTAAACAGGGAGCCAGCTAAGAGCATAATATTTCAATGCAGGGGCAGAATAAACAACTCCCATAGTTTTAAATTCCCTTACATAATGCAGGTGGGGAGGACGGCACCCAGTGGCTATTAACAACAGACAGAAATGTACTTTAAAACTGTGCCCTGCAAAGGGGAAGAAGCACAAATACACTACATCAAAACTGACTCCCACAGGATACCTGGAGAAGATGGATAGGTATATATGACCACCAAAGCAGGAACGTTAGGTCCAGTGGGATAAAGCCCCAGGGAAAACTCACCCGTTCTTGAGTAAATGATGTATAGAGTGTACAGTGAATCTCAAAGGAGAACTCACAGCTCAAAAACCcgaaaaaatttttatatttatataaacaaggTATGGAGAAAGAGTTCCATGGGATGTATTAACACAGAGACTATGGCTTCGGCTGGATATGTCTTTGTTGTCGGGGGCTGTCTATGCATGGCAGGATATTTGGCAGCACCCCTGGCCCCtacacccactagatgccaatagcaccaAAAACATCAGTCTAGAATGTCTCTAGACGTTGCCAAGTGTCctcggggtggggatggggatcaCTCCCTGTTAGTGTTAGGAACACCTGACACAGACATGCAAGTAATGTGTTTGTCCTGTCTGAAGGAAGAATGTCAGTGCATGGTGTCTGAACAGATATAGGTCTGCCCGTTTCTTACCTTCTGAGATACCTGACTGAGCTGCAGCTCAGTGTGACACACCTTGTTGTTGGCCTTCTTCAATTCTATCCGCAGCTCCGCAATCATGTTCCTGCAGTCCTCCAGCTTTGTCTACCCAAAGAGATGTGGACGTGAAGTCACAGCAGCACTGACAGGACAGACCATGAGCCTGCTGGCCTTTGGTCCACAGAGAATGGGGAATGCCTAGTTCTCAACTGCTCTACTATTCTTGGGCCATCGGGATTgactttttagttttaaaaagttaagttatGATGGATTTATGAGTTCCTTACTGTTTAGCAAAAGACCTTAGATGCTCAGCTCCCAAACTGTGCACCAAAGAGCCTTGGGGCTATGCAGCAAATTCACAGGGATGCagtgagattttaaatttttgaggaaaacaGCGACACCTGTTGGACACCCTGTGAACTACTAACTTGCTGGAGTTGCCCGTTCAGTATTAGCTGATGTTGTGTGCCCGTGGATGATGTTGTGTCATATCTTTGTGCAGCTGTGATAAAAAGCACCACAAGAAAACCAAcatgaaatcaaggtgtcactGTCCACTCTGATTTCAAGGTCTGAGACTCTGTGCCGTGCCCAACAGGTACACAGGTGGCATTAGTAAttgcagttattttaaaaagaaatttaaaaaatttttaaatttatgtgtatTATTTCCAAACAGTTACGAAGTTGTTAGGACATGAATATCCACTGAATTATTCAGATATACTTAATGACTAGAAAGATTGGAGCTATGAACCAAGAAAGTTGGGGAACCCCTACCCTAAATAAGATTTATCTGACAGAAAATATACCTGGATGATTTCAGAGAGAAAAGTACCAACCTTAATTAAGCTGAGCACGGTGATCACGCTGAAGGAAACActtctgccctcctccccactgcGTCCCTGCCTTCTCTTGGTTGACCCTGCCTGGAGTCAACTAGGCAGTTCATACCTGCAATTCCTGGCTCTGGTTGTAGAATTCTTCTCGGTCATGCTGCAGCTGTCGGATCTGGCTGTGGAGCTGTGTTACCACAGTGTCACGCTGCTCCTGAAGCTGACTGTATCTGGCTTGTTCTTTCTGCAGACTAACCTTCCACATCTGGATGTCTTTCTCTTGTAACTTCAACTGATCTTTCTAGCAGAGACCAGAAATGCCATCATTTTAGCTGCCTTCCAACAGGGGAAGTCATGCTTAAGTTTAACACACACTGCAAACATTTCTTCATCTAAACCGTCATAAGCTACCCTGGAACTATAACTACAGACCCAAAATATGACAGCTCACTACTGTCTTACGTGGCTTGAGGTCAAGATTTCCCAAATTTCACATTAACAAATGGATCATAAGTTGCTTAAAGAGCCTTTCTCAGAGATCAACttgcttataatattttcaaaagtccTAACCACCAAACACTAAGCAGATGCTTACTGACCTGATTCTTTTAACCATCACAACTTAAAAAGTAGGTGctgctattattatctccattttatacaaTGGGTAACAGGCTTCAAGAGACCAAATGACTTTTCTAAGGTAACGACCAGTGGAGCCAATATTCAAACTCCAGGTCTGACTGGCTTCACACATGCTATACCAGACATGCTTAAGTTTCACGTGGAGAAATAATCTTTTGACCCTTTTATCATCATACCCAATTATaagcaaacaaacatacaaaaaagtcaCTCATCCCCATGGTTTCTGAGAGCTACAAGGGCATTCCAAGACCTTGCCATTCGTATCTTAATCTCAGAGACTCAATGGCCTGCCCCGAGCCATATCTGTGTGCAGAGCTGGGACCAGGAACTGACCTCACAGGCTGCTACTCTTTACAAGCTGTCATGCTGACCCAAAcgaaagaaaaaatgaagtccGCCTCCCCCCAGGCCTCACCATAGCAGCATTATGTTCCTCCAGAGCTGCTGCTTTGATCACCTTGCGGAGGAGCCGCCTATTCCGAAGAGCATGCTGCTGCCTCTTAAAACGCTCATAGAGTAACTGGTTGTGCAGTAAAAGCAACTGGTCTCGGAGGGTACGGATCTCATCTGAGGGGGGAGAGCCTGATTTTAAAGCAGAGGGAGGGTAGCAGAAATGCCTTTTACATATCGTGCAATcaagccccccacacacacgtgtTCTTTAGCTTaacaaacacaattttttaaaaaacaaatcaccacTCACTTTGCAAATGACCACTTAGTTTCCAGCAATAGTCATTCCTTGGGGGGTAGGCTGGGGGGAATATTTACTACTTGTCTCCCTTTTAAAGGAATGCAAAGGGTTTTATCACGTGGGATGACTCTCtgagagctttatttttttccccacaaacctGGATCATACATTTCAGACTCCCTTTCTATTTCCCAAGGCCCTTCCCTCACTGGCATGTTCTCCCCCAAGACGACTCTCCAGTACCATTCACTTCATTTGGGCCTTCCTAGGGAAGCCTGGCGTGGAGTCTGCGCTTTTTGCACATCTACCGTCAAGCACCCGGTActtgccactttttaaaaattagaaacgcTGACTTTGCAATACTTGAGATCCTTCAGCCGAGCAGATAAGCTGGCTGGTGCAGCAGCCAAGGGGAGATCTGTTTCCTACAGGGCATCTCCTTCAAGGGCAGAAAAGGCAACGAGCAAGCAGAACCATACGGGCTGGATTTGGAGCTAAAGTAGCAACTTTACCTCCAAAGTGGGTCCAGTCGACAGACTTGCTGGGTAAAGACAACCTAGGAAGAAAGTTTTTGAGTAATAAAGTTACCGATCTTACCTAGAAAAAAAACTTATCTGGACTTTTATTTGCAGCAAGGTTAGACCATTTCCTTGTGGTCAATATCTGCAATGGCATAAGAGCTTCAGACTCCAAATCCACATGGAGTTAGAGAAGCCCTCCCGTGGATGGCATGAGCCGGCGGCCGGGGCGTGAGACCACGTCTCCACAGTGGGGAGGCCCCAGAGAGCAGCTGAGTGGGAAAACACACTGACAGCTGCTCTCAACCCTCTGCTGAGACACACAGGGAGTGGCTCTCTATTGAGAAGCTACTGTCACCAAGTTTAAGGAAAAAGTCGGTAATTTACCTCAGACTGTatcaaatctcattttaaaaaaggaagtttaAATATTACAATCTCTGTCAAATTCCACCTTAACTATTATACAGAAGAAAAACTAACATTCCCAAGCACCTGTTTTGAAATGGCACCTATTTTTAAACTCTGGACTAGTTCCCTCATCCCTTCCCTGGATATACTTTGAAAAGGGTCACAAAAGGACTGAAAACAGTGTCTCAGATTTCCTTCTAAGGAACCTTGTGTGCTTCTGAGGGGGGCTGTTGGACCACTTCAACTTGCATAAAATGCTGATGATTTTATCTTCTACCTAATCAAATAAGATACCAAATAGAAAGTAATAATAATCTACAACCAGACAGGGAAACACTGTGacaaatatattctttgaaataCCCTAACATTATTTTTAGCCTACAACGCTCAGAGCAACACTGAAAGCATTTGAGTGTCCTCATGGAACagtctatattaaaaaaagactCATTTTGAAATAGACCACTATCCTAAGGAATTATCCCAATTTAATGTGCCTATGTAGAGAATACATGTGGCCACATATATGAAAAGGCAATAGACTAGAAGGACACCTGACACAACAGAACAGAACTTGGTGCCTTTGGGTGAGAGCATGAAGACCCATTCTTATTTCCACCCTTAtgctttcttttataataaaatgggatgtttaaacacaaagaaaagggcTCAAGTCCCTTACTTGTTAAGTTCCTTGCTGTGTGCGTCTGCTCCCTGCTGTATCAGTCTATCCAGTACTTCCATTGGGGAGGTAGAGGGCAGAAAGTCTTCCTCtgtgtttccttttgctttctttaacagttcctcagtcttctTGCTGACAAAGTGATAGGCAGTCTTTGGCAATGCCACCTCAAAAAGATGATCGTAAGGGGGAGGCTGCCCACTTCCAAAGCCCACTCCCCTTTGAGGTGGAATTTTACAAGGGCTGGGAGTGAGGATATTGGTCTCCAAGGAAGTCTGGCGTTCCCTGTCCCCGGCAGGGCTTTCGTCAGCACTGCCACAAGGTAGGTCTATGGGGGTGAAGGCTTGCTTTGGTGTGTCAGGCCCGAGCTTGTCCAGGGAGGAGTGTAAAGGCTCAGGGTTCATGCTGGCGCCCTGAGCACTGGAGGCTGCTGAATGGGTCTTCCGCTGAGAACCCGGGAGACTGTCTCGGTAGAAGGGAGAGTCAAAGCCTCCTCGAGGAACCACAGGTTCGGCCTCTGCTGTAGTGATCTCGGAGAGTTCTTTAGATATTGCagctgagaggaggaagggaaacaaGAGAAAGCCCAGTAAATATGGGAAAGGCCAGGCAGTTTGGGTTGTGCGCTGCCACGTGCCAGCGCCACCCAGAGGGGGATAAAAAGTGGCATCCCTTTACCTGACATAGGTCCTATGCTAAAACACCCATCTGTTTCCCCCAAGAAAAGGCAAGCAAGCTTGTGAGCAGTGACAGGAAATCCCAGTTGTGTGGGAAAAGCAGGGTCATGTTTCGCCTCACAGCAACCCCACATGCGTTACcttcttctttatctttctcaATGCTATCTTCTTCAGAGGCCAGGTCACCTAGAAACCCGGGAAGGTCACTCAGAGTGACAGAACCTTTGCTGCCGAGTGGCTCTTctaaagagaaacaaagacaaCTGAAGTCAAAGAAATACAATGTTTGCTCACATGGTAACAGAGTATGTCCATAATAATTCTTCCTGCTGAACAGAGAAGGCTGGAAGTGGCTATCTCCTCAGGCTACTATAAAAGGCTAAGATGTAATAAGTAATATAAtcccatagaaaataaaattctcagttCTTAATGTttctaagaacaaataaaaacacatagtTTGACCAGGTCAAAATACTTACAGGTACCTCACTGCAATAACTTAAAAGCActtttttcatgttattatttGGTTGGCTTTTAGAATTCACTACTTGTTTCACTATCTCTGGGCTTCAGTGTTTCATGGTATTCCAGAATTTCCTTGTTTCCacttaactttgtttttaaatacacataACCCAATTAGAAGAGACAAGCAAGGCCTATCAGGACCCAAAGATTTTACCTAATCCTCTGTCATTTGGAAGATGGTGCTGTCTGTGTAGACATGGCCTTGCAGAATCTGTTCTCTCTTCCTGAAAAGATAAGTACCATTTATATCTCAAGGCAAAAAATTTTGTACATGTTCTCTAGCATATTGTAAAGAATTTAAAGGTTAgcccagtgattctcaaactatTTGGTCTCAGGATGTCTTCTTAAATGATTGAGAATCCCAAGAGCTTTTGTTTACGTGGTTATATCTACCgattactgtattagaaattaaaactgagagatttaaaaagcatttattaattctcttaaaaataacaaGCCCATTACATGTCAATGTAAATAAcgtatttttatgaaaaatatctatattttccaaaacaaaaataaacttactGAGAAGAGTGGAACTATTTTACACTTTTGCAGTCTCTTTAATACCTAGCTTAATGAAAGACAGCTGAATTCTCATATTTACTTCTATATTCAATTTGTTGCAACATGTTATTTTCACTGAAGTATATGAGGAAAATCTGGGGCCCCATAGATATGTAGTTGTAAAAAGTAAACATATGTGAACagacttttcaaataattataaataatcatCTTTGATATTACACCAAAACTTGActagtggtagtttcttaaaagttatttacaaagtggaatctgaaaccatataAATTAACTTTTCATACTGTGTTAAAATCCACTGGCCTACCTTATACTTTGAATACACTTTTTACCTATGCATAATTCTGTAACATCATACATTGGACATTTAGAAAACACTGCTTCACCAAGTTATttagatcttccaaatgttgaaaTACTTCATTATACAatatcaaaaaaatcaaattattaaccAAGCTTCTCAATCTCATCATAAAAGTCTTGGAGAAACTATCAACTTCATAATGGCGGATATTAGTTTTTTAGTATGCTAATTCTCAACTGAAAGTTGAATTTTTTGGCAACAAACACTGTCAATTGTTTATCTTGAGTGACAGACTTGGTTCATCATTTAAGAAATTGCCTGCCAAGTATCCAAGTCTGAATAATCAGTTTGTAAGTCATTCCCTTGTTCTATCAAATAAAACTGGTGCCCCATGAGAAAACGGTAGTTCAGTTCTTAATACAAATAATCACACGAGGACCTGAGATTACCATCATACTTTAAGTACGCAGTAAATGTGCTTCATGTgtacctattaatattttgtcactaagaatattaaatatacatgCTCTCAAGGgccaagatttaataaaattatttttactgccTAATAAAGAATACtcatgggctgggcgcggtggctcacacctgtaatcctagcactctgggaggccaaggcgggcggatcgttggagctcagcagttcgagaccagcctgagcaagagcgagaccccatctctactaaaaatagaaagaaatcatatggacagctaaaagtatatatatagaaaaaattagccgggcatggtggtgcatgcctgtagtcccagctactcgggaggctgagacaggaggatcccttgagctcaggagtttgaggttgctgtgagctaggctgacgccacggcactcactctagcctgggcaacagagtgagactctgtctcaaaaaaaagaatattcataagtttttaattattttttcttttttaaaactgaacgAACATGTCAAGGAAGAATGCAATGCCTACTAGTATAGCTCGGTGCCTGCCTTGATTCAAGCTAAGGTGCCACCATTTTATATGCCACTGTCTTTGTATGATCAGCACAAACTCCAGTGGAGTGGGAAAGCAGCTTTGTGTGAATATGAGAATAGGTCTCATCCATTGGATTCTCTAAAAGGGTTTTTTGGACCGCAGGGGTCAGCAGATCACACCTTGAAAGCTGCTATATAGTCTATTTtcaattattctgaaataaatccaTCATGTTTTAGGTCAGAATTTTATCTATTTGGCTCAATTAGGCTTCCCAAAACGAGGCTTGAAGCAAGCCACTGCGCTGGGCAGTTGCACTCACTTTCCTGGGGGGTGTGGCTGCGGCCTGCGGGAGTGAAATGTGCACGTAGTCATCGGCATGGCAgagtggggctggaggaggagaagTTGCTGGCGTTCCCAGAGGAGTTCCTTTTCCACCTACTCAGAGCCAAGGGCAGAATATATATGAACATTGACCCCAACTATTACAAAAATTGCCAGTTCTTTTTCAGCCTAATGTACTACATATAAAGCTGCTAGAGTTAATTTTCTGGGAATCTatatgagtcttttttttttttttaggctactTTATACATTCTGAAAGCCCCAGAGGTTTGTAATAGGTGTCAAGAACAGATTGACAACTACAAGTAGTCCCCAAACTCACTATTAGATCTAAGAGACAGCTCCTATCATCAAAGGCAGCTCCAAACCAACCAAACACAACCTAAGACATACATACCAGTTGTACCAAAGACTTTACTGTAAGGGTGTGACAAATCAGGTGGGACATTTCCAGGAGAAGTTGGAGGAGTGGTCATACCACAAACCATAGATGGGCTCCAAAGAGTAGCCTGGGAAGTTAATAAAGTACATCAGCAATGGCAAGTGAATACTAAGTCATCCACAAGGTTCATATGCATGGTCAATGTTCAATTTAAATTTAGCATTTTCAACTTGAAAAAGGCATCTTATTAAAGCTTTATCAAGAGACAAGTTGCATTTTATAAATCAAGACTTTAAGATGCACCCGAGACAACACTAACTTTCTTTGCTACTATCACAGATTCTTAAAAGTGACTGCTGAAATGAGCACTGTGAAATTTTCCCAACCATGTACTTGACCCAAATAGTCAGCTTCACCAGAAAGTAAAGGAGAGAGCAGGCACACTATTTGACACTATACTTGTGGCGGCTCAGTTATCAGCCGTGTTGACGGGGAACTCAGAGTCTGAGGTAGCTGCCCTGGCGTATTTAACAACGTCAGCCGAGAAGTGGAGGAAGGGGTAGAAGTAGCACTCCCtaaaatgaaagggaagaaaCACAGGGGTTAGTGTGTGTGGTTTTAGACTATTCTGATAAAAAATGAAGGTCCTCTAGATCATTCAATAATATTCAATTCTCTATAAAGAAACCTGAAGGACTTCCTGATATCCTTGGggaaaaacatcatttaaaagtttctttaaatGCTCTTTGGACATAAAGCTCAATAAGGTTTGATGTCTAGGTAAGCCCCAGAATAACTTGAAAAGCACAATATGGATGACAGCTTCAGTGGGTGCAACCTACAGATAAAGCCTAGATTTTTATATGAATCCAATTCTAAATTGTCCAGACTAATTTAAGCTGTGTCAGTGCCACAGCCCAGAAGGCCTCATTCCAAGTGTCTGAAGAGTAGAAAGCGTCCCTTATGAGGAAGGGCCTAGACATCAAATACTTAAACCCATTTTCTTTGTTAAGTGTTGAAGACATATCACCAAATCTGTTGGCATACTATCAGGTAGGAGATCAAGCACATCTAAGTTAAACTTGAAGGAGAAATTAATTAGAagaaaatgggccgggcgcggtggctcacgcctgtaatcctagcactctgggaggccgaggtgggcggatcatttgagctcaggagttcgagaccagcctgagcaagagcgagaccccatctctactaaaaatagaaagaaattatatggacagctaaaaaaaaatatatatagaaaaaattagccgggcatggtggtgcatgcctgtagtcccagctactcgggaggctgagacaggaggatcgcttgagctcaggagtttgaggttgctgtgagctaggctgacgccacggcactcactctagcctgggcaacagagtgagactctgtctcaaaaaaaaaaaaaaaaaaaaaaaaagaagaaaatggagacaaaccccgcaaatttaaaatattaggggAAAAGTTCCTAGGAGCTGAACTAAGTCTTActctaagaaaagaaagtaaCATCAACAAAGATAAACAATGCTTTCCAGAGACAAAATTGTAAAACAGATAAGTACCAAAGTCACTTTTTACCATAGCTATTCTGTGTGTCAACATAAGGGCTGGCGGTGACATCAGCTGAACGATGAGGAAAGCGGGCTGAGATTTGGTGAGACACAGAATAGCCATCTTCATACGAGGCTTCTGTAGGGTCCAGAGAGATTTTGGCACACTCTATTACAACATCATGTGTTTCTAATCTCTTCCACCTGTAAAAGGCAATCAAAgtcaagaaatgcaaattgtaATCCACTCAATTAATTCAATTAAATACTTGAGAGTGTCAACTCAGTGCCAGCTACGGAACTATGACAGCAAAGAACAAGGAAGAACCATGCCAGCTCAAGTATGAAACAGCAACAGCATATGAATTTTTCAAATCCATACTCTCCCTATTTAAAATGATCATATCACATTAATAGAAActaatttgaaacaaaaatctcATCAAGAAAAGACTAGGCATAGCCTAAAAATAGAACATAAACTATGCAGAGAAGCCACCAGAGGAAAATCTCCTCTGGAGCAACGGTAATCAGAGATCAGGGAGGCCTGGAAACTACCAATCAGCTAAGAGTTATGGCCAACTTACACTGTTCTATCAAAGCCTCAAGATTCAAACCCGCCCCTAGTGCAGAAATACAGTACAGAAAGATAAactagaaaagatattttaaagattgtCTAAAGATTCTTGTTATATGATCCATAGTTCCACTTCTAAGAATCTATCCTACAGAAATAGACATACATCAagatgtacaaaaatgttcagcACAATACAGCTtgtaataaaaagagaagaaataacccAAAGTCAAACCAAAGGGATatattctatagaaaaaaatagtatcaCACCACCATGATAAAGCATGTGTTCAGCAGGTCAATGGTTGCCAGGAATGGGGGAGGAGACTGACCACAAAGGCCATGATGGAACCTTTTGGGACCATGGACTTGTTCTTTATATGATaaagggaggccgaggtgggatgattgcttgaggtcaggagtttgagaccagcctgagcaacaaaaaAAGACCccccacaaaaaacagaaaaattagccaggtaagGCAgtgcacacctacagtcccagctactcaggaggctgaggcaggaggatcactctagcccaggagacagggccttatctcaaaaaaaaaaaaaaaaaaattaacagaacatttaaaatatgaatgccTACTCAAgtataaactttctttcttttggacaATATAACTTCACTAAATGTGTTTCTAAGTGGTAAATTCCAGGAGAGATTTTCATTTTCCGTTCCAAAGTTTACAGAGAACAGCACAGCAACACTAAGGACACTCCATGAGTTTACCCTAACAAGACGTTGATCCCACACAACTGCTCGAGAATGCTCATTACATCTTAGATGCTGAAAATGTGGTATTAGATACAGAAATGAAGGCACCAAAGGTGTAGAGAGCACACAAGGTAGCTTCCCTCGGGCAAGCCTTTCGATTTCAGGGTTACATCTTCACTCACTCCCCAGTTCGTTACCTGTGGTACAAGGTTACTGGGGGCAGACTCCTCTTTACACACTCTCAGCGTGACTGGACAGTGACTGAATGAGAGCCAGAGTCGAGGTACTTATGTACACATAAGATTGggtttagaaaattataataaagtagaaattagaaaattataataaagtagaaatacagttaaatgttctattttaatcAAAGTAATTGTATGTACTTATAAAATTTCCTTGACTCTTAAATGGACTTTTCATATTATTATCTATGAAACTGTGaatttatttggtattttttctcagatgtacataaaatataaatacatccAATAGCAtcttagattcaatgaaatagagtagtttatttatttatttttttttgagacagagtctcactctgttgcccaggctaga from the Eulemur rufifrons isolate Redbay chromosome 7, OSU_ERuf_1, whole genome shotgun sequence genome contains:
- the TSC1 gene encoding hamartin isoform X6 yields the protein MAQQANVGELLSMLDSPVLGVRDDVTAAFKENLSSDRGPMLVNTLVDYYLETNSQPVLHILTTLQEPHDKHLLDKINEYVGKAATRLSILSLLGHVIRLQPSWKHKLSQAPLLPSLLKCLKMDTDVVVLTTGVLVLITMLPMIPQSGKQHLLDFFDIFGRLSSWCLKKPGHVAEVYLVHLHASVYALFHRLYGMYPCNFVSFLRSHYSMKENLETFEEVVKPMMEHVRIHPELVTGSKDHELDPRRWKRLETHDVVIECAKISLDPTEASYEDGYSVSHQISARFPHRSADVTASPYVDTQNSYGSATSTPSSTSRLTLLNTPGQLPQTLSSPSTRLITEPPQATLWSPSMVCGMTTPPTSPGNVPPDLSHPYSKVFGTTGGKGTPLGTPATSPPPAPLCHADDYVHISLPQAAATPPRKEERTDSARPCLHRQHHLPNDRGLEEPLGSKGSVTLSDLPGFLGDLASEEDSIEKDKEEAAISKELSEITTAEAEPVVPRGGFDSPFYRDSLPGSQRKTHSAASSAQGASMNPEPLHSSLDKLGPDTPKQAFTPIDLPCGSADESPAGDRERQTSLETNILTPSPCKIPPQRGVGFGSGQPPPYDHLFEVALPKTAYHFVSKKTEELLKKAKGNTEEDFLPSTSPMEVLDRLIQQGADAHSKELNKLSLPSKSVDWTHFGGSPPSDEIRTLRDQLLLLHNQLLYERFKRQQHALRNRRLLRKVIKAAALEEHNAAMKDQLKLQEKDIQMWKVSLQKEQARYSQLQEQRDTVVTQLHSQIRQLQHDREEFYNQSQELQTKLEDCRNMIAELRIELKKANNKLSNSESVQQQMEFLNRQLLVLGEVNELYLEQLQNKHSDTTKEVEMMKAAYRKELEKNRSHVLQQNQRLDTSQKRILELESHLAKKDHLLLEQKKYLEDVKLQARGQLHAAESRYEAQKRITQVFELEILDLYGRLEKDGLLKKLEEEKTEAAEAAEERLDCCDDGCPDSVVGHNEEASGHNGETKTPRPGSTRGSSGSRGGGGSSSSSELSTPEKPPNQRAGPFSSRWETAMGESSGSIPTTVGSLPSSKSFLGMKARELFRNKSESQCDEDGVTISSLSETLKTELGKDSGVEAKTPLNLDGPHPVPPTADSVGQLRIMDYNETHHEHS
- the TSC1 gene encoding hamartin isoform X3, whose translation is MAQQANVGELLSMLDSPVLGVRDDVTAAFKENLSSDRGPMLVNTLVDYYLETNSQPVLHILTTLQEPHDKHLLDKINEYVGKAATRLSILSLLGHVIRLQPSWKHKLSQAPLLPSLLKCLKMDTDVVVLTTGVLVLITMLPMIPQSGKQHLLDFFDIFGRLSSWCLKKPGHVAEVYLVHLHASVYALFHRLYGMYPCNFVSFLRSHYSMKENLETFEEVVKPMMEHVRIHPELVTGSKDHELDPRRWKRLETHDVVIECAKISLDPTEASYEDGYSVSHQISARFPHRSADVTASPYVDTQNSYGSATSTPSSTSRLTLLNTPGQLPQTLSSPSTRLITEPPQATLWSPSMVCGMTTPPTSPGNVPPDLSHPYSKVFGTTVGGKGTPLGTPATSPPPAPLCHADDYVHISLPQAAATPPRKEERTDSARPCLHRQHHLPNDRGLEEPLGSKGSVTLSDLPGFLGDLASEEDSIEKDKEEAAISKELSEITTAEAEPVVPRGGFDSPFYRDSLPGSQRKTHSAASSAQGASMNPEPLHSSLDKLGPDTPKQAFTPIDLPCGSADESPAGDRERQTSLETNILTPSPCKIPPQRGVGFGSGQPPPYDHLFEVALPKTAYHFVSKKTEELLKKAKGNTEEDFLPSTSPMEVLDRLIQQGADAHSKELNKLSLPSKSVDWTHFGDEIRTLRDQLLLLHNQLLYERFKRQQHALRNRRLLRKVIKAAALEEHNAAMKDQLKLQEKDIQMWKVSLQKEQARYSQLQEQRDTVVTQLHSQIRQLQHDREEFYNQSQELQTKLEDCRNMIAELRIELKKANNKVCHTELQLSQVSQKLSNSESVQQQMEFLNRQLLVLGEVNELYLEQLQNKHSDTTKEVEMMKAAYRKELEKNRSHVLQQNQRLDTSQKRILELESHLAKKDHLLLEQKKYLEDVKLQARGQLHAAESRYEAQKRITQVFELEILDLYGRLEKDGLLKKLEEEKTEAAEAAEERLDCCDDGCPDSVVGHNEEASGHNGETKTPRPGSTRGSSGSRGGGGSSSSSELSTPEKPPNQRAGPFSSRWETAMGESSGSIPTTVGSLPSSKSFLGMKARELFRNKSESQCDEDGVTISSLSETLKTELGKDSGVEAKTPLNLDGPHPVPPTADSVGQLRIMDYNETHHEHS